From one Gossypium hirsutum isolate 1008001.06 chromosome D08, Gossypium_hirsutum_v2.1, whole genome shotgun sequence genomic stretch:
- the LOC107908744 gene encoding uncharacterized protein produces MIKQQPRKMFEKKITPRVACWNHFTKFVTEEGEKRARCNACDVTYTMESTLGSTTNLNNHLKACLKRPRGNTSNPKQSELTFVKVSQETTDLSTWVFDKDAVRKALRLQKRIINFCPISAHRGESIGQAIEKCLRDWGTERVFTITIDNASANGVGIE; encoded by the exons ATGATCAAACAACAACCAAggaaaatgtttgaaaaaaagATTACTCCAAGGGTAGCTTGTTGGAACCATTTCACCAAATTTGTGACTGAAGAGGGGGAGAAGAGAGCAAGGTGCAATGCATGTGATGTTACTTACACAATGGAATCAACTTTGGGTTCTACAACAAATTTGAATAACCATTTGAAAGCATGCCTAAAAAGACCTCGAGGTAATACTTCTAATCCGAAGCAATCAGAATTAACATTTGTGAAGGTTAGCCAAGAAACAACGGATTTATCAACTTGGGTGTTTGATAAAGATGCTGTTAGAAAAGCATTG AGGTTGCAAAAAAGGATTATAAATTTTTGCCCAATATCTGCTCATAGAGGTGAAAGCATAGGTCAAGCCATTGAAAAATGTCTTCGAGATTGGGGGACTGAGAGGGTCTTCACTATTACAATTGATAATGCATCCGCCAATGGTGTTGGCATTGaataa